One genomic segment of Nitrospira sp. SG-bin1 includes these proteins:
- a CDS encoding glucose dehydrogenase translates to MKAIAVIPGQPDSIHLADLPKPSVQEIPNGRGVLVQVLRVGVDGTDKEINAAEYGQAPPGYDFLVIGHECVGRVSEVGHNVSEFSPGDVVVPTVRRPGGSFYDQIGQYDMTLEDTYYERGINLRHGYLTELFAEDPEYLVKVPKGLKDVAVLLEPMSVIQKGIIQAYEAQRRFKIWRPKKVAVLGAGTVGLLAALSLKMKGCDVTSFGKQTGSSRNLDLLDELNVRYISTNDLSIKEAAKRFGPFDLMFEATGHSPVVFEAMECLGKNGVLILASVTGGDRHHAIPADKINLDFVLGNKLVIGTVNANREYFEAGVYDFARAELEFPGWLSQLLTHPVNGLENYAEMMQKLTMEKAAIKVFVNVAGE, encoded by the coding sequence ATGAAAGCCATCGCAGTGATTCCAGGACAGCCGGATTCAATCCATCTTGCCGATTTGCCAAAACCCTCGGTGCAGGAGATTCCGAACGGGCGCGGCGTGCTTGTGCAAGTATTGCGCGTGGGGGTGGATGGTACGGACAAGGAAATCAATGCGGCTGAATATGGGCAAGCGCCTCCCGGCTATGATTTCCTTGTCATCGGCCACGAATGTGTTGGGCGAGTTTCAGAAGTTGGGCACAACGTCTCCGAATTCTCTCCAGGAGATGTTGTCGTGCCGACGGTTCGCCGCCCCGGCGGCAGTTTCTATGATCAGATCGGCCAATATGACATGACGCTGGAGGATACCTACTATGAACGTGGGATCAATCTCCGGCATGGGTACTTAACGGAATTATTCGCGGAGGATCCGGAATACCTCGTAAAAGTTCCCAAAGGACTTAAAGATGTGGCGGTGTTACTTGAACCGATGTCCGTTATCCAGAAGGGTATCATCCAGGCGTACGAGGCGCAGCGGCGCTTTAAGATTTGGAGACCCAAGAAAGTAGCGGTGCTGGGTGCTGGGACGGTCGGCTTGCTGGCGGCGCTCTCGTTGAAGATGAAAGGGTGCGATGTCACCAGCTTCGGAAAACAAACCGGCTCTTCCCGTAATCTGGATCTCTTGGACGAGCTCAACGTGCGGTATATCTCAACGAATGATCTATCCATTAAAGAAGCGGCAAAACGGTTTGGGCCGTTTGATTTGATGTTCGAGGCTACCGGCCATTCGCCCGTCGTCTTCGAGGCGATGGAATGTTTGGGAAAGAACGGGGTGCTCATTCTCGCCAGCGTGACCGGCGGAGACCGGCACCATGCGATACCAGCCGATAAGATCAACCTGGATTTCGTACTGGGCAACAAGCTCGTCATCGGCACGGTGAACGCGAATCGGGAATACTTCGAAGCCGGCGTCTACGACTTCGCGAGGGCGGAACTGGAATTCCCAGGCTGGCTTTCACAGTTGCTGACGCATCCTGTGAACGGCCTCGAAAACTACGCGGAGATGATGCAGAAACTGACAATGGAGAAGGCCGCGATCAAGGTATTTGTGAATGTTGCAGGGGAATAA
- a CDS encoding Fis family transcriptional regulator: MQKSNQTLRAIFEGTAPAVGEDFFHSLVKNLAKALGVEYAFVSEFCADRTKVRTLAFWAGDRLKENFEYAIAHTPCETVLAGEIYHCLDKVADRFPLHRSDLEGLGVESYLAIPVTSAGGEVLGHLAVMDRKPMPFERIDLSVFKVFGARAGAELERLHMERVLQENEERLRDLFDEAPIAYVYEGLDSKLLRVNRTAMKSLGITADQVEGLYGRDFVPDTPDAQRRLREAFASVGKGIDTSGVVLELRRKDNGKPLWMKWWSRPDPSGTYTRTMFIDITEQVLMEQEKARLEAQNVYLQEEIKGNHNFEELIGASSSLKKVLKNVERVAPTDSTVLITGETGTGKELIARAIHNLSPRKNKPLVKVNCAAIPAGLIESELFGHEKGAFTGALMKKVGRFEVADKGTIFLDEIGELPLDLQSKLLRVLQEGEFERVGGTQTFKVNVRVIAATNRNLEQLCKTGLYRPDLYYRLNVFPIQLPSLRERDGDIPLLAQYFVRKCAAGLGKRIDRIPERMITALQRYPWPGNIRELEHVIERAVILSEGPELEPIDWLSPSDNKVGMTKALTLEEMERQHIRDVLEQTNWRVSGEKGAAKILGLNPTTLEARMKKLGIARPSSPTGKSSQV; the protein is encoded by the coding sequence ATGCAGAAGAGCAATCAGACGCTCCGGGCCATTTTTGAGGGCACGGCACCGGCGGTGGGGGAGGACTTTTTTCACTCACTGGTCAAGAACCTGGCCAAGGCCCTCGGCGTCGAATATGCGTTCGTCTCGGAGTTTTGCGCCGACCGGACCAAGGTGCGCACCCTGGCGTTCTGGGCGGGCGATCGGCTGAAAGAGAACTTCGAATATGCCATCGCACATACCCCTTGCGAAACAGTGTTGGCCGGGGAAATTTATCATTGTCTCGACAAAGTCGCCGACCGGTTTCCGCTTCACCGGAGTGATCTCGAAGGCCTTGGCGTGGAAAGTTACCTGGCTATTCCGGTGACGAGTGCGGGAGGGGAGGTTCTGGGGCATCTGGCCGTCATGGATCGCAAGCCGATGCCGTTTGAACGCATCGACCTGTCCGTCTTTAAAGTGTTCGGCGCGCGGGCCGGCGCTGAATTGGAACGGCTGCATATGGAACGCGTGCTGCAAGAAAACGAGGAACGGCTGCGTGATCTCTTCGACGAAGCGCCGATCGCCTACGTGTATGAAGGGCTGGATTCAAAACTGCTTCGCGTGAACCGGACTGCCATGAAATCTCTGGGCATCACCGCCGACCAGGTCGAAGGCCTCTACGGCCGCGATTTCGTCCCCGATACTCCTGATGCGCAGCGGCGTCTGCGAGAAGCCTTTGCCTCCGTCGGGAAGGGAATCGACACCAGCGGCGTGGTGCTGGAGTTACGCCGGAAAGACAACGGCAAGCCGCTATGGATGAAATGGTGGTCACGGCCGGACCCCAGCGGCACCTATACCAGAACGATGTTCATCGATATCACCGAGCAGGTGTTGATGGAGCAGGAGAAGGCCAGGCTGGAGGCGCAGAATGTCTACTTGCAAGAGGAAATCAAAGGGAACCATAATTTCGAGGAACTGATCGGGGCATCCAGCTCGCTCAAAAAGGTCCTCAAAAACGTCGAACGAGTGGCTCCGACCGATTCGACCGTACTCATCACCGGTGAAACCGGCACCGGCAAGGAACTGATCGCGCGCGCGATTCACAATCTAAGTCCGCGCAAAAACAAACCGCTGGTGAAGGTCAATTGCGCGGCGATCCCGGCCGGCTTGATCGAAAGCGAACTCTTCGGCCATGAAAAAGGAGCCTTCACCGGCGCCTTGATGAAGAAGGTCGGTCGTTTCGAGGTGGCGGATAAGGGAACCATCTTCCTCGATGAAATCGGCGAGCTCCCGCTGGATCTGCAATCCAAGCTCTTGCGCGTCCTGCAGGAAGGCGAGTTCGAACGGGTCGGCGGCACGCAGACGTTCAAGGTGAACGTGCGGGTCATTGCCGCCACGAACCGGAATCTCGAACAGTTGTGCAAGACCGGTCTGTATCGGCCCGACCTGTATTACCGTCTCAACGTGTTTCCGATTCAGCTGCCTTCCTTGCGTGAACGTGACGGGGACATTCCATTGTTGGCGCAGTATTTCGTCCGTAAGTGTGCCGCCGGCCTCGGCAAGAGAATCGACCGGATTCCGGAGCGGATGATCACGGCCCTGCAACGGTATCCGTGGCCCGGCAACATCCGCGAGCTGGAGCATGTCATCGAACGTGCCGTGATTCTGAGCGAGGGGCCGGAGCTGGAACCGATCGACTGGCTCTCGCCGTCCGACAACAAGGTGGGCATGACCAAGGCGCTGACGCTCGAAGAAATGGAACGGCAACATATCCGTGACGTCTTGGAACAGACCAACTGGCGGGTGAGCGGTGAGAAAGGCGCGGCTAAAATCCTCGGTCTTAACCCGACCACGCTCGAAGCGCGGATGAAAAAACTCGGAATCGCCAGACCAAGCTCACCGACAGGGAAATCTTCGCAGGTCTGA
- a CDS encoding 3-oxoacyl-ACP reductase — MNGKKTAVITGASSGIGLGLATALFEQGYRVVANSRRITQAGTLVASENVALVDGDIADADTARRIVEVAVRRFGTVDLLINNAGVFIPKPFTDYTRDDFERLVSTNLAGFLYVTQEAVRQMKRQGAGHVVTITTTLADQPVAAVPAAIPVLTKGGLNAVTAALAIEFANDGIRFNAIGAGVIDTPMHKPEAHDFLKTLHPIRRIGNVSEIVDAVRYLTDATFVTGEVLHVDGGAHAGKW, encoded by the coding sequence ATGAACGGAAAGAAAACGGCCGTCATCACCGGAGCGTCCAGCGGGATCGGACTGGGCCTCGCAACCGCGTTGTTCGAGCAAGGCTATCGTGTGGTGGCCAACTCGAGACGCATCACGCAAGCGGGAACGTTGGTCGCCTCGGAGAACGTGGCTCTCGTGGACGGCGACATTGCCGATGCGGATACCGCGCGTCGAATCGTTGAGGTCGCGGTCCGGCGATTCGGCACGGTGGATCTGTTGATCAACAACGCGGGGGTGTTTATCCCCAAGCCGTTCACGGACTACACGCGGGATGATTTTGAGCGTCTGGTGTCGACCAATCTCGCGGGGTTCCTCTATGTGACTCAAGAGGCCGTCCGTCAGATGAAACGACAGGGGGCGGGCCATGTCGTCACCATCACCACGACGTTGGCGGATCAACCGGTTGCCGCGGTGCCGGCCGCGATCCCGGTGCTGACGAAGGGCGGGCTGAATGCGGTCACCGCCGCCCTCGCCATTGAGTTCGCCAACGACGGCATCCGATTCAACGCGATCGGAGCCGGTGTCATTGATACGCCCATGCACAAACCGGAGGCGCACGACTTTTTAAAAACCCTGCATCCGATCCGGCGGATCGGCAACGTCTCGGAGATCGTCGATGCCGTGCGGTATCTGACCGACGCCACGTTCGTGACGGGTGAAGTGTTGCACGTCGACGGCGGAGCCCATGCGGGAAAATGGTGA
- a CDS encoding HxlR family transcriptional regulator yields the protein MAVKRRKSRVVPPPLGCPLTACMQFLKGAWTPNVIWYLRGGPRRFSELLADIPGVSPKVFSARLKRLERDGILTRHVMPTSPPTVEYALTDLGHELTPAIDAIVQVGHKLKRRARS from the coding sequence ATGGCCGTCAAACGACGAAAATCCCGGGTGGTGCCCCCTCCGCTGGGCTGTCCGCTTACCGCCTGCATGCAGTTTCTGAAAGGGGCTTGGACGCCGAACGTGATCTGGTATCTGCGAGGTGGGCCCCGTCGGTTCAGCGAATTACTGGCCGATATTCCGGGTGTCTCGCCCAAAGTCTTTTCGGCACGGCTCAAACGGCTGGAACGGGACGGTATTTTGACGCGTCACGTCATGCCCACTTCCCCGCCGACCGTGGAATATGCGTTGACCGACCTGGGCCATGAGCTCACACCCGCGATCGATGCCATCGTGCAGGTGGGACACAAACTCAAACGGCGCGCGAGGTCCTGA
- a CDS encoding glycosyl transferase, with the protein MRLSVIVPAFNEARLIEQTLQSIALSLEANRKPDFTSEIIVVDNNSTDNTADLARQAGARVVFEPINQIGRARNAGAAQATGDWLLFLDADSLLSSELLADILRLIESGQYVGCGSTLRMDGLPWWANMTLWFWTAVSVLFRWAAGALIVCRRDAFQEVGGFDLELYALDEIRLSKRLKQWGRRHGMQFTILADHPLKTSSRKVSLYSGREIAIQIFRIFFLPKRTLQDKKHLSVWYDGRR; encoded by the coding sequence ATGCGCCTGTCTGTTATTGTCCCGGCCTTCAACGAAGCACGTCTGATCGAACAGACCCTACAATCCATCGCCCTATCATTGGAGGCCAATCGCAAACCCGACTTCACCTCAGAAATCATCGTCGTCGACAATAACTCCACCGACAATACAGCCGATCTCGCCAGGCAGGCTGGGGCGCGAGTCGTGTTCGAACCGATCAATCAAATCGGACGGGCACGCAACGCCGGTGCGGCTCAGGCCACCGGCGATTGGTTGCTATTCCTGGACGCGGACAGTCTCCTCAGTTCCGAACTGCTGGCGGACATTCTTCGACTGATCGAATCGGGACAGTACGTCGGGTGCGGCAGCACATTGCGGATGGATGGCTTGCCTTGGTGGGCGAACATGACGTTGTGGTTCTGGACCGCGGTCTCGGTTCTTTTTCGGTGGGCCGCCGGAGCGCTCATCGTCTGTCGCCGCGATGCGTTTCAGGAAGTCGGCGGGTTCGATCTAGAACTTTATGCGTTAGATGAGATTAGGCTGAGCAAACGACTGAAACAATGGGGCAGACGCCACGGCATGCAGTTCACGATTTTGGCCGATCATCCTCTGAAGACCTCGTCACGAAAGGTCTCGCTCTACTCTGGGCGAGAGATCGCCATCCAGATTTTCCGAATTTTTTTCCTCCCGAAACGAACCTTACAAGATAAAAAACACCTTTCGGTCTGGTACGACGGACGGCGCTAG
- a CDS encoding gluconolactonase, with protein MISAACLGLLLYSSTWAQPSKGEPAGVATIVRHDPRFNALVPKEAKLEKIADGFIWVEGPVWDKKERALLFSDIPANTVYQWKEGKGITPFLKPSGYSGTVPFAGKEPGSNGLTFDEKGRLVLCRHGDRQIARLEADGTVTVLADRYDGHRINSPNDLVFTSNGDFYFTDPPFGLPKAFDDPDKAPVQGVYRVSRDGTLTLLITDIKAPNGIAFSPDEKTLYVSDVDPKRAAWLAYDVKADGTVTNGRIFFDATRWRKDPFFGPDGFKVDQNGNLFGARPGGISVFAPDGTHLGDIETGRPTSNVAWGEDGRMLFVTGGSSVYRIRLTTRGVGY; from the coding sequence ATTATTTCGGCTGCATGCCTTGGCCTGCTCCTCTATTCCTCGACTTGGGCGCAACCATCAAAGGGAGAGCCGGCCGGTGTCGCGACGATCGTCCGGCATGATCCACGTTTCAATGCGTTGGTGCCGAAGGAAGCCAAGCTGGAGAAGATCGCGGACGGGTTTATCTGGGTGGAAGGGCCGGTGTGGGATAAGAAAGAACGGGCGCTGCTGTTCTCGGACATTCCCGCTAACACAGTCTATCAGTGGAAAGAGGGGAAAGGGATCACCCCGTTTCTGAAACCAAGCGGTTATTCGGGCACAGTGCCTTTTGCCGGAAAGGAGCCGGGATCAAACGGCTTGACCTTTGACGAGAAGGGGCGACTGGTGCTCTGCCGGCATGGGGATCGCCAGATCGCCAGGCTCGAAGCGGACGGGACCGTGACCGTGCTGGCTGACCGCTATGATGGCCATCGGATCAACAGCCCCAACGATCTTGTGTTCACATCAAATGGTGATTTTTATTTCACCGATCCACCGTTCGGATTACCCAAGGCCTTTGACGATCCTGACAAGGCGCCGGTGCAGGGCGTCTATCGTGTCTCGCGGGATGGGACGCTGACGCTGCTCATCACGGACATCAAGGCGCCGAACGGCATTGCTTTCTCACCCGATGAAAAGACCTTGTATGTCTCCGATGTGGACCCGAAGCGGGCGGCTTGGCTGGCGTATGATGTGAAGGCCGACGGAACCGTGACCAACGGCCGCATCTTCTTCGATGCCACCCGCTGGCGCAAGGACCCGTTCTTCGGCCCAGACGGATTCAAGGTGGACCAGAACGGAAACCTCTTCGGTGCACGTCCTGGCGGCATCAGTGTCTTTGCCCCGGACGGCACGCACCTGGGTGACATCGAAACCGGCCGGCCCACCTCGAATGTCGCTTGGGGCGAAGACGGCCGCATGTTGTTCGTGACAGGCGGGAGTTCCGTCTACCGCATCCGGCTCACGACAAGGGGTGTCGGCTACTAA
- a CDS encoding pyridine nucleotide-disulfide oxidoreductase codes for MSGKQVVIIGGGFGGLTAARCLRRTDVTLIDRTNHHLFQPLLYQVATAALSPGDIAWPLRTLFRSQHNVRVMMDEVVAIDRSARRVRLRNSASIPFDILIVAPGSRHAYFGHDEWESFAPGLKTMTDAVQLRERMLLAFEEAERRRASTGAHSPLTFVIVGGGPTGVELAGALAELGRKAMGPDFPHLRLDDLSVMLVEAGSRILPGFDPKVSAKASAALTRMGVMIKLGSPVSAVQVDGVKVGEEWIPSTNVMWAAGNRASPLLNTISVPQDVYGRIKVRPDLTIPDDPWIFVIGDAAHCVGSDEKPLPGVAPVAMQQGRYVAELIDQEVAPDQRPSFVYKDRGMLATIGRAQAVAQFGSTHASGLFAWLLWCVVHIFFLIGFRNRFRVMSEWVWYYLTFKPGARLIFEQAAPARNIPPTDQMHRESS; via the coding sequence ATGTCCGGCAAGCAAGTCGTCATTATCGGAGGCGGGTTCGGAGGTTTAACGGCGGCACGCTGCCTGCGCCGGACCGACGTCACCCTCATCGACCGCACCAATCACCACCTGTTTCAACCTCTCCTTTATCAAGTAGCCACCGCCGCGTTGTCCCCCGGTGATATCGCCTGGCCCCTGCGCACGCTCTTTCGTTCGCAGCACAACGTTCGCGTGATGATGGACGAGGTCGTGGCGATCGACCGGTCGGCTCGACGGGTCCGCCTACGGAACAGTGCGTCGATTCCTTTCGATATCCTGATCGTGGCACCGGGCTCGCGCCATGCCTATTTCGGACACGACGAATGGGAGTCCTTCGCGCCCGGACTCAAGACGATGACCGATGCCGTCCAGCTTCGAGAGAGGATGTTGCTCGCGTTTGAAGAGGCCGAACGACGAAGAGCTTCGACCGGCGCGCATAGTCCGTTGACGTTCGTCATCGTCGGCGGAGGGCCCACCGGGGTTGAATTGGCCGGAGCCCTGGCCGAGCTCGGCAGGAAAGCCATGGGACCGGACTTTCCCCACTTACGCCTTGACGACCTTTCGGTCATGCTCGTGGAAGCCGGTTCGCGTATTCTACCCGGGTTCGATCCGAAGGTGTCGGCAAAGGCTTCCGCCGCTCTCACGCGCATGGGCGTGATGATCAAACTCGGGAGTCCGGTAAGCGCCGTCCAGGTCGACGGTGTGAAGGTTGGAGAGGAATGGATCCCGTCCACCAACGTCATGTGGGCGGCGGGCAATCGGGCGTCTCCCCTCCTGAACACCATCTCGGTTCCACAAGATGTCTATGGTCGGATCAAGGTCCGACCGGATCTGACGATTCCGGACGACCCATGGATCTTCGTGATCGGCGACGCGGCCCATTGCGTGGGAAGCGACGAGAAACCGTTACCGGGAGTGGCGCCGGTCGCGATGCAACAGGGACGGTATGTTGCCGAGCTCATCGATCAAGAGGTCGCTCCGGACCAACGGCCGTCCTTTGTGTATAAAGATCGCGGCATGCTGGCCACGATTGGGCGAGCACAGGCCGTGGCTCAATTCGGCTCAACCCATGCGTCAGGACTCTTTGCGTGGCTGCTCTGGTGCGTCGTTCATATTTTCTTCCTGATCGGCTTCCGGAACCGATTCCGCGTCATGTCGGAATGGGTGTGGTACTACCTGACGTTCAAACCGGGGGCACGACTGATTTTCGAACAAGCCGCTCCCGCCCGCAATATTCCACCGACAGATCAGATGCACCGAGAGAGTTCTTGA
- a CDS encoding tat pathway signal sequence domain protein — protein MLKRYVIFIFVTIWHLTPFNINVYAGEFFQRNGLAIDGYDPVAYFTEMKPVKGSPEFRSDYQGATFQFASAAHRDTFVANPEKFAPQYGGYCAYGMAKGYKAKIDPVAFSVVRDKLYLNYNETIRARWLSDIPGYIQKADTNWPEVQQHTKVQE, from the coding sequence ATGCTAAAGCGGTACGTGATATTCATATTTGTAACGATCTGGCACTTAACACCGTTCAATATCAACGTCTACGCAGGTGAGTTCTTTCAGCGGAACGGCTTGGCCATCGACGGGTATGATCCAGTCGCCTATTTCACGGAAATGAAACCGGTGAAGGGATCGCCGGAGTTTCGCTCGGACTATCAGGGCGCAACCTTCCAGTTTGCGTCAGCCGCTCATCGGGATACGTTTGTCGCCAATCCGGAAAAGTTCGCGCCACAGTATGGGGGATACTGCGCTTATGGCATGGCCAAAGGCTATAAGGCCAAGATCGACCCGGTAGCCTTTTCGGTTGTGCGTGATAAACTGTACCTCAACTACAATGAAACCATTCGTGCTCGGTGGTTATCGGATATCCCAGGGTATATTCAAAAGGCTGATACCAACTGGCCGGAGGTCCAGCAGCACACGAAGGTCCAGGAATAA
- a CDS encoding 4-oxalocrotonate tautomerase, translating to MPYVLIQVTREGITGAQKKALIKGATDLVVRVLNKNPTQTFVVIEEVDLDNWGIAGMTVQTYRRHERAMMDEAAE from the coding sequence ATGCCCTACGTCCTGATACAGGTGACACGTGAGGGAATCACAGGCGCGCAGAAAAAGGCGCTGATCAAAGGAGCCACGGACCTGGTGGTCCGGGTGTTAAACAAGAATCCCACGCAGACCTTCGTGGTAATCGAGGAGGTCGATCTCGACAATTGGGGTATCGCGGGAATGACCGTCCAGACATACCGCCGACATGAACGGGCCATGATGGACGAGGCCGCTGAATGA
- a CDS encoding dehydrogenase, translating to MPTSTHYDIIIIGTGPGGGTLAYKLAPSGKKILLLERGGYLPREKDNWNSKTVFIENRYKAKETWKDKNGNTFHPGIHYNVGGNSKVYGAALLRMRAQDFDEVKHHGGISPEWPISYDDLEPYYTQAEHLYHVHGNRGEDPTEPKASAPYKYPALTHEPRIQQLHDDWRKHGYHPFHLPVGVMFNEQQPEKGACIRCNTCDGFPCLMNAKADSQVVCVDPALHYPNVTLLTNALVRRLETNSSGREVTDVIVERNGQVETYRADIVVVSCGAINSAALLLKSANDTHPNGLANSSDLVGRHYMCHNNSAMLAISKRPNPTVFQKTIGLNDFYYASADWNYPMGHISMIGKQDFEMLRLGAPPFAPGPALEVAAKHSLDFWMTSEDLPDPNNRVLIGKDGGITLTYTENNLEAHQRLAGKLKSMLNRLGCEDHLLPTHLYFGKKIPIAGTAHQCGTVRFGRDPKTSVLDVNCKAHDLDNLYVVDASFFVSSSAVNPSLTIIANALRVGDHLLSRLA from the coding sequence ATGCCTACATCAACCCATTACGACATCATCATTATCGGCACGGGCCCTGGCGGCGGGACGTTGGCTTATAAGCTCGCGCCGTCTGGGAAGAAGATTCTCCTCCTCGAACGTGGTGGCTATCTGCCGCGTGAGAAGGACAATTGGAACTCAAAAACGGTCTTCATCGAGAACCGCTACAAGGCCAAGGAAACGTGGAAGGACAAGAACGGCAACACGTTTCACCCCGGCATCCATTACAACGTCGGCGGCAATTCGAAGGTCTACGGCGCGGCGCTGTTGCGCATGCGAGCGCAGGACTTCGACGAGGTCAAGCATCATGGCGGGATCTCGCCCGAATGGCCGATCTCCTACGACGACCTGGAACCCTATTACACGCAGGCCGAGCATCTGTATCACGTACACGGCAATAGAGGCGAAGATCCGACTGAACCGAAAGCCAGTGCTCCATATAAATATCCGGCCTTGACCCACGAGCCTCGCATTCAACAATTGCACGATGACTGGCGGAAACACGGATACCACCCGTTTCACCTGCCGGTCGGGGTGATGTTCAACGAGCAGCAGCCTGAGAAAGGCGCCTGCATTCGCTGCAACACATGCGATGGCTTTCCTTGTCTCATGAATGCCAAAGCCGACTCTCAGGTGGTCTGTGTCGATCCGGCGTTGCACTATCCGAATGTCACACTGCTGACCAATGCACTCGTGCGGAGACTGGAAACGAACTCGTCAGGCCGCGAAGTTACCGACGTCATCGTCGAACGAAACGGGCAGGTCGAAACGTATCGGGCCGATATCGTCGTGGTCTCGTGCGGCGCGATCAACTCAGCGGCGTTGCTGCTCAAGTCGGCGAACGACACACATCCGAACGGCCTTGCGAATTCCTCCGACCTGGTAGGTCGTCACTACATGTGCCACAACAATTCAGCCATGCTCGCGATTTCAAAGCGGCCGAACCCGACCGTTTTCCAAAAGACCATCGGCTTGAACGACTTCTATTATGCCTCCGCCGATTGGAATTATCCGATGGGCCACATCTCGATGATCGGCAAGCAGGACTTCGAAATGCTGAGGCTCGGGGCTCCGCCTTTCGCGCCGGGGCCGGCACTCGAGGTCGCTGCGAAACATTCGTTGGACTTTTGGATGACGTCGGAAGATTTGCCCGACCCGAACAACCGCGTGCTCATCGGCAAGGATGGGGGCATCACACTGACCTATACAGAGAACAATCTTGAAGCACATCAGCGGCTCGCGGGCAAGCTCAAGAGCATGCTGAATCGTCTGGGTTGTGAAGACCATCTCCTGCCGACGCACCTCTACTTCGGGAAGAAAATCCCGATCGCGGGCACGGCGCATCAATGTGGGACTGTCCGTTTTGGCCGTGACCCTAAGACCAGCGTGTTGGACGTGAACTGCAAGGCACACGACCTGGACAATCTCTACGTCGTCGATGCGAGCTTCTTCGTCTCCAGCTCGGCCGTGAATCCTTCACTGACGATCATCGCGAACGCCTTGCGGGTGGGAGACCATCTTCTCTCAAGGCTTGCGTAA
- a CDS encoding molybdopterin-binding protein, with product MKPERTIDRRRFLKGTVGAASLVALSGCDNLTQSSWFPPILSKTERWTETVQRAVTPRDALAKEYRESDISKIFPANGNTDPGTEQYAEHVARKFSGWTLEVVGLVQSPRSWSLAALKELPARTQITRHDCVEGWSAIGKWTGVPVGDVMRQVEPLPNARHAVFHCADVDDEGIAYYESMAVADCYHPQTILAYELNDAPLDVPHGAPLRLRFERQLGYKQAKYVMKIELVESFAGIGGGKGGYWEDQGYEWYAGI from the coding sequence ATGAAGCCTGAACGTACCATAGACCGACGCCGATTCTTGAAAGGGACAGTGGGTGCCGCAAGCCTGGTCGCGCTCTCCGGTTGCGACAATCTCACGCAGAGCAGTTGGTTCCCGCCCATACTCAGTAAGACGGAGCGATGGACGGAAACCGTGCAACGGGCGGTCACTCCACGGGATGCGCTTGCCAAAGAATATCGGGAGTCCGATATCTCAAAAATCTTTCCGGCGAACGGCAACACTGATCCCGGGACGGAGCAATATGCCGAGCATGTCGCACGGAAGTTTTCCGGATGGACGTTGGAAGTGGTCGGCTTGGTGCAATCTCCGAGAAGCTGGTCGCTGGCTGCATTGAAAGAGTTGCCCGCTCGGACACAAATCACCCGTCATGACTGTGTGGAGGGTTGGAGCGCCATCGGGAAATGGACCGGTGTGCCGGTCGGCGATGTGATGCGCCAGGTCGAACCGTTACCGAATGCCCGCCATGCGGTCTTTCACTGTGCCGATGTCGATGATGAAGGCATCGCCTACTACGAGAGCATGGCCGTCGCCGATTGCTATCACCCTCAGACCATTCTGGCTTACGAACTTAATGACGCGCCATTGGATGTTCCGCATGGTGCGCCGCTCCGGCTCCGCTTCGAGCGGCAGCTCGGGTACAAGCAGGCGAAGTATGTCATGAAGATCGAACTGGTCGAGTCATTCGCCGGCATCGGAGGCGGGAAGGGCGGCTACTGGGAGGACCAGGGGTATGAGTGGTACGCCGGAATATAA